A single Methylomonas sp. AM2-LC DNA region contains:
- a CDS encoding CpsD/CapB family tyrosine-protein kinase yields the protein MDFLEKALDKVGRDEVTVKDELPKPELINTKLNTSEIVYTTTQKITLNNEMLRDRRVVAMQKHDPIADYFRMLRTKVLKQMRANKWNSFAITAPTRGVGKSMVATNLAISIAMEVNQTVLLVDFDLRIPRLKWYFDADVKYGILDYLNSDVPLNQILFNPGIERLVVLPGVGDTRDSSELISSPKMKQLVEDIKNRYSSRIIIFDMPPILAIDDVLAASEYYDAVLLVIEDGVSKASEITKSLQMLSNTNLLGTVLNKSQNPPDHQGYGYY from the coding sequence ATGGATTTTTTAGAGAAAGCACTCGATAAAGTAGGTCGTGATGAAGTGACGGTTAAGGATGAGTTGCCTAAACCAGAGCTTATAAATACTAAACTCAATACGTCTGAGATTGTTTACACGACTACCCAGAAAATTACACTTAATAATGAGATGTTACGTGATCGTAGGGTTGTTGCTATGCAAAAACATGATCCTATTGCAGACTATTTTCGAATGTTACGTACTAAAGTATTAAAACAAATGCGGGCAAATAAATGGAATAGCTTTGCAATCACGGCGCCTACTAGGGGTGTTGGAAAGTCTATGGTGGCTACAAATCTGGCAATTTCTATCGCTATGGAAGTTAATCAAACAGTTCTTCTGGTTGATTTTGATCTGCGTATTCCTAGGTTAAAATGGTATTTTGATGCTGATGTAAAATACGGAATATTAGATTATTTGAATTCTGATGTGCCACTCAATCAGATATTATTTAATCCAGGAATTGAAAGGCTTGTGGTTTTGCCTGGCGTGGGAGATACTCGAGACTCATCTGAGTTAATTTCGTCACCTAAAATGAAACAGTTGGTAGAGGATATAAAAAATCGATATAGTTCAAGAATTATTATATTTGATATGCCACCTATTTTAGCTATTGATGACGTGTTGGCAGCTTCTGAATATTATGATGCAGTTTTATTAGTTATAGAAGATGGTGTGAGTAAGGCTAGTGAAATTACAAAATCTCTGCAAATGCTTTCTAATACTAATTTATTAGGAACCGTGCTTAATAAATCGCAAAATCCGCCAGATCATCAAGGCTATGGGTACTACTAG
- a CDS encoding tetratricopeptide repeat protein yields MLANIYYEIFKLLKIYFLFFFKMRVIKFFFLLSLCLSIQACKNPAEVADEHFQQGKVFFNEKNYDKANAELSLATQLNPHHVDAFYYIALIDEVNKRWQPMFDNLERVIYLNPNYLQAHLKLASVEAAANLIEKADKEIDIVLHSEPNNVEALIIKGLVLLKKKLNQEAMHYVENALDLEPKNVHAITLKTSILIQEKEYKSALELVDKALDAKPNDISLYVAKLQVNQATNDVQAIEEDYINLIKRLPDNLDLRYSLIKIYTETNRFVDADAMYKSILNKNPKDFNIKKAYVDFIEKNDPKNTIAIVREFIKQNPENVDMYLKLADLYIKSQQISEAKKVLNSVVTEHNATGTDNTMLSKFDIKKDSKQVLQAKAVLASIAFQEHDEAEASKLINDVLSIDARNYDALLMQAKIKIANNKIDEALSILRILTNEYPDKDEQFVLMANAYLMQSMPELANDAFRKAVEINPANFDAVIPVANKMIEHNDLKRAELLINKSLQYKPDQAEALRILEKIHELNKS; encoded by the coding sequence ATGTTAGCAAATATATATTATGAAATATTTAAATTACTTAAAATTTATTTTTTATTTTTTTTTAAAATGCGCGTGATAAAGTTTTTTTTCTTGCTAAGCTTATGCTTAAGTATTCAAGCTTGCAAGAATCCTGCGGAAGTTGCAGATGAGCATTTTCAGCAAGGAAAAGTTTTTTTCAATGAAAAAAATTATGATAAAGCCAATGCGGAGTTATCGTTAGCAACTCAATTGAATCCCCATCATGTTGATGCTTTTTATTATATAGCTTTAATCGATGAAGTAAATAAAAGATGGCAACCAATGTTTGATAATTTGGAGCGTGTTATCTATCTAAACCCTAACTATCTGCAAGCGCATTTAAAATTGGCTAGTGTTGAAGCAGCAGCAAATCTTATTGAGAAAGCGGATAAAGAAATAGATATAGTTTTGCATTCTGAACCAAATAATGTGGAAGCGTTAATCATTAAAGGTTTAGTTTTGTTGAAGAAAAAGTTAAATCAAGAGGCAATGCATTATGTTGAAAATGCCTTGGATTTAGAACCTAAGAATGTACATGCAATTACACTGAAGACATCGATTCTTATTCAAGAAAAAGAGTATAAGTCAGCATTAGAATTAGTCGATAAAGCATTAGATGCTAAACCAAATGATATATCATTATATGTGGCTAAATTGCAAGTTAACCAAGCGACAAATGATGTTCAAGCAATTGAAGAAGATTATATAAATTTAATAAAACGCTTGCCAGATAATCTGGATTTACGGTATTCACTTATTAAAATTTATACCGAAACAAATCGATTTGTAGATGCTGATGCAATGTATAAGTCAATTTTGAATAAAAATCCTAAAGATTTTAATATTAAAAAAGCTTATGTGGATTTTATTGAGAAAAACGATCCAAAAAATACCATAGCAATAGTTCGTGAGTTTATTAAGCAAAATCCAGAAAACGTTGATATGTATTTGAAATTAGCTGATTTGTATATTAAGTCTCAGCAGATATCAGAAGCAAAAAAAGTGCTAAATAGTGTTGTTACGGAGCATAATGCTACAGGAACTGACAATACGATGCTATCTAAGTTTGATATTAAGAAAGATTCAAAACAGGTTTTGCAAGCGAAGGCAGTGCTTGCCTCAATTGCTTTTCAGGAGCATGATGAAGCAGAAGCTAGTAAGTTAATAAATGATGTGCTATCGATAGATGCACGTAATTATGATGCACTACTAATGCAGGCAAAAATTAAAATTGCTAATAATAAAATTGATGAAGCCTTGTCTATATTACGTATCTTAACTAATGAGTATCCAGATAAAGATGAACAGTTTGTTTTAATGGCAAACGCCTATTTGATGCAAAGCATGCCCGAACTAGCAAACGATGCATTCAGAAAAGCTGTAGAGATTAATCCGGCTAATTTTGATGCAGTGATACCTGTAGCAAATAAGATGATAGAGCATAATGATCTTAAGCGTGCTGAACTTTTAATAAACAAATCTCTACAATATAAACCGGATCAAGCAGAGGCTTTACGTATTTTAGAGAAAATACATGAATTAAATAAAAGTTAA
- a CDS encoding glycosyltransferase family 2 protein, translating to MLVEILLGVVPQSRKNQEQVCRGSVAVLVPAHNESAVIANTLESIKSQMKPGDRLIVIADNCTDNTGQIARELGAELIERIDLNKRGKGFALDFGIQYLELSPPNTVILIDADCLLNEGSYEHLVMAGQQLSKPVQAIYLMHGNENANLKTRVAEFAWAVKNRLRAMGAHQLGMPCHLKGSGIAIPWDIIHKVNLANAEIVEDLKMGIDFAIAGYAPILCPDAIVCSSFPVSSHGMQSQRKRWEHGHIGMIMREFPKLMALGLKRKQMGLVFMALDLSVPPLALLMSSYFALLLLNGIEWLALSIEKPWYLSLIGLSMLIIAMFIAWWSEGRKLLSLSDLVYIPIYVIGKIPLYIGFLVNRQVEWIRSSRDKT from the coding sequence TTGTTAGTTGAAATTTTACTGGGCGTGGTTCCTCAATCTCGTAAGAATCAAGAGCAGGTTTGTAGAGGTTCTGTAGCGGTACTGGTACCTGCACATAACGAATCGGCTGTGATAGCAAATACGCTTGAGTCAATCAAATCACAAATGAAACCCGGAGATCGGTTAATCGTCATTGCAGATAACTGTACCGATAATACCGGGCAAATTGCACGAGAATTGGGGGCAGAATTAATTGAGCGAATTGATTTAAATAAGCGTGGTAAGGGATTTGCGCTTGATTTCGGTATTCAATATCTCGAATTGTCTCCTCCAAATACGGTAATACTAATAGATGCGGATTGTTTACTTAATGAGGGTAGTTATGAACATTTGGTGATGGCAGGTCAGCAATTATCAAAACCGGTACAAGCCATTTATTTAATGCATGGAAACGAAAATGCAAATTTAAAAACGCGAGTTGCGGAATTTGCTTGGGCTGTTAAAAATCGCCTCAGAGCGATGGGTGCGCATCAATTAGGAATGCCTTGCCATTTAAAAGGTTCAGGGATAGCAATACCTTGGGATATTATTCATAAGGTGAATTTAGCAAATGCCGAAATTGTAGAGGATTTAAAAATGGGTATTGATTTTGCAATTGCTGGATATGCGCCGATACTGTGCCCAGATGCAATAGTATGTAGTTCTTTTCCGGTAAGTAGCCACGGTATGCAATCACAACGAAAGCGGTGGGAGCACGGTCATATTGGGATGATAATGCGGGAGTTTCCTAAATTAATGGCATTGGGTTTAAAGCGGAAGCAGATGGGATTGGTTTTTATGGCATTAGATTTAAGCGTTCCTCCGCTAGCACTGTTGATGTCTAGCTATTTTGCATTACTTTTGTTGAATGGGATAGAATGGCTGGCTTTAAGTATAGAAAAACCTTGGTATCTTTCTCTTATAGGTTTGTCAATGCTTATTATCGCCATGTTCATAGCTTGGTGGTCTGAAGGTCGAAAATTATTGTCACTGAGCGACTTGGTATACATTCCAATTTACGTAATTGGAAAAATACCGCTCTATATTGGATTTTTAGTAAACCGTCAGGTTGAGTGGATACGGTCCAGTAGAGATAAAACATGA
- a CDS encoding IS66 family transposase, which yields MTVDNINIEDTIKKVQQLIADEEHMSSALRATLEVMIMLIQIMANRLSLTSRNSSKPPSTDRFKDQDKVSGDDENKGKNRKRGGQFGRIGTTLKKVDDPDEIEILELDRATLPPGNYQEVGFEIRQVFDIEIQRLVTEYRAQVLEDQFGKRFTASFPVEVTKAVQYGNGVKAQAVYLSQYQLIPYQRVQEQFQDQFQLPISVGSIFEFNQQAYHLLEQFELKLITKILASSLLHSDETGININGKNHWLHCISNQQWTLFYAHAKRGMEAITAMNVLTRFTGILCHDHWKPYFQLNCLHALCNAHHLRELTYAEEQENQAWAKDMRELLVSINEAVKAQGGVLSDSIAAGYTDQYRAILKEAEQECPPPLPERKEGQRGRLKRSKSRNLLERLINFEQQTLRFMTDAKVPFTNNQGENDIRMTKVHQKISGCFRSQEGADIFCRVRSYLSTCRKNNISASEALTLLFNGKLPDFIR from the coding sequence TTGACTGTCGATAATATCAACATTGAAGACACCATCAAAAAAGTTCAGCAACTGATCGCTGATGAAGAGCATATGTCATCAGCTTTGCGTGCGACCTTAGAAGTCATGATCATGCTGATTCAAATAATGGCTAATCGTTTAAGCCTGACTAGCCGAAATAGCAGCAAACCGCCTTCTACGGATCGTTTTAAAGATCAAGACAAAGTCAGTGGCGATGACGAGAACAAAGGCAAAAATAGAAAGCGCGGTGGGCAGTTCGGTCGGATAGGTACAACTTTAAAAAAAGTGGACGATCCCGATGAAATTGAAATTCTGGAATTAGATCGGGCGACTTTACCACCAGGGAACTATCAGGAAGTTGGTTTTGAGATCCGCCAAGTATTTGATATTGAGATTCAGCGCCTTGTGACCGAATACCGCGCTCAAGTTCTGGAAGATCAATTTGGCAAACGTTTTACAGCCTCTTTTCCGGTTGAAGTCACTAAAGCGGTGCAATACGGGAATGGCGTCAAAGCACAGGCCGTGTATTTGTCTCAATATCAACTCATTCCCTACCAACGTGTTCAAGAGCAATTTCAGGATCAATTCCAACTACCGATCAGTGTCGGCTCAATCTTTGAATTTAACCAGCAAGCTTATCATTTGCTCGAACAATTTGAATTGAAACTCATCACGAAAATACTCGCCTCGTCCCTATTGCATTCCGATGAGACCGGGATCAACATCAATGGGAAAAATCATTGGCTGCACTGTATTTCGAACCAGCAATGGACGCTCTTTTACGCCCACGCCAAACGCGGCATGGAAGCAATAACCGCTATGAATGTTTTAACCCGTTTTACAGGTATTCTCTGCCACGATCACTGGAAGCCCTATTTCCAGTTGAACTGCCTGCATGCCTTATGTAACGCTCACCATTTGCGCGAGCTGACCTATGCCGAAGAACAAGAGAACCAAGCATGGGCTAAGGATATGCGAGAGTTGCTTGTTTCTATCAATGAGGCTGTTAAGGCCCAGGGCGGTGTTTTATCCGATTCTATAGCGGCAGGCTATACCGATCAATATCGGGCAATTCTTAAAGAGGCTGAGCAGGAATGTCCTCCCCCGCTCCCAGAGAGAAAGGAAGGACAACGGGGACGACTTAAACGCAGTAAATCGCGAAACTTATTGGAGCGGTTAATCAACTTTGAGCAGCAAACCTTAAGGTTTATGACTGATGCCAAGGTACCCTTTACCAATAACCAAGGAGAGAACGACATCAGAATGACCAAGGTTCACCAAAAGATTTCAGGCTGTTTTCGTAGTCAGGAAGGTGCTGATATTTTTTGCCGTGTTCGAAGTTATTTATCAACATGCCGGAAAAACAACATATCAGCCAGCGAAGCGTTGACACTGCTCTTTAATGGCAAATTGCCGGATTTTATACGGTGA
- a CDS encoding polysaccharide biosynthesis/export family protein, giving the protein MRKKIIIRLFAAVLLLLTEIGYSDTGNYLINPGDMLVISVWNEEALHGEMRVLPDGSISFPLVGSFIAAGKSVDEVQKIVLEKLTKYLSDPAVTISVKAVDGNTVYVIGQVGKPGNYSMIAPLNVTQALSLAGGLTTFAKANSILILRRDGESTKPINFQFGEIETGENLDSNILLKSGDVIIVP; this is encoded by the coding sequence ATGAGAAAGAAAATTATTATAAGACTGTTTGCTGCGGTTTTGCTGTTGCTTACCGAAATTGGATATTCTGATACTGGTAATTACCTAATAAATCCGGGTGATATGCTGGTTATTTCAGTTTGGAATGAGGAGGCATTACATGGTGAAATGAGAGTTTTACCTGATGGTTCTATTAGCTTTCCGTTGGTTGGGAGTTTTATAGCAGCCGGTAAGTCAGTTGATGAAGTTCAGAAAATTGTTTTGGAAAAATTAACCAAATATTTATCAGATCCGGCTGTTACTATTTCAGTTAAAGCTGTCGATGGAAATACAGTCTATGTTATTGGGCAAGTGGGTAAGCCAGGAAACTATAGCATGATTGCTCCTCTGAATGTCACTCAAGCTCTAAGTTTGGCCGGTGGATTAACGACATTTGCAAAAGCAAATAGTATATTAATTTTACGTCGTGACGGTGAGTCAACTAAGCCAATTAACTTTCAATTTGGCGAAATTGAAACAGGTGAAAATCTAGATAGTAACATTCTATTAAAAAGTGGCGATGTTATAATTGTTCCATAG
- a CDS encoding WecB/TagA/CpsF family glycosyltransferase produces MIKSDLSIADGMPIIWIAKMLSLPVVERVAGADLYEKLNESNAPTHLKVFFFGGAEGIAEQACQRQNENGQGLKASGFFGPGFGSIEEMSAERIIQKINDSEADFIVVALGAKKGHAWIEANRDKLKAPIISHLGAVINFVAGNIKRAPHFLQTIGMEWMWRIYQEPSLWIRYGYDGLSLCKMLVSKVIPYALWTMCNKKLLKNINEIQVESMAVGSDVQIVIKGACVNHSFEPLKLMLAEISDQYKNYQLNLQHVPVIDSAFVGLCMLLSVHAINNGGKLIIKNINETNRKIIDWNCAQFLLVN; encoded by the coding sequence ATCATAAAATCCGATTTAAGTATTGCAGATGGTATGCCCATTATTTGGATTGCCAAAATGTTGAGCTTACCCGTGGTTGAGCGAGTAGCTGGCGCTGATTTGTATGAAAAATTAAATGAGTCAAACGCTCCTACGCACCTTAAAGTATTCTTTTTTGGTGGAGCTGAAGGTATCGCAGAACAAGCCTGTCAAAGACAAAATGAAAATGGACAAGGTTTAAAAGCAAGTGGATTTTTTGGGCCGGGTTTTGGATCAATAGAAGAAATGAGTGCTGAGAGAATCATACAGAAAATAAATGACAGTGAAGCCGATTTTATCGTTGTTGCATTGGGAGCTAAAAAAGGGCATGCCTGGATTGAAGCGAACAGAGATAAGTTAAAGGCTCCAATAATCAGCCATTTAGGTGCTGTGATTAATTTTGTTGCGGGTAACATCAAGCGTGCGCCTCATTTTTTGCAAACTATTGGCATGGAATGGATGTGGAGAATTTATCAAGAGCCTTCGCTATGGATAAGATACGGTTATGATGGATTAAGTTTATGTAAAATGTTGGTATCAAAAGTGATACCCTATGCTCTTTGGACTATGTGCAATAAAAAGCTTTTGAAAAATATAAATGAAATACAGGTTGAATCAATGGCTGTTGGTTCTGATGTTCAAATTGTAATAAAAGGTGCTTGTGTTAACCATTCATTCGAACCATTGAAATTAATGCTAGCCGAGATCTCTGATCAATACAAAAATTACCAGCTAAATTTGCAACATGTGCCGGTGATAGACTCTGCATTTGTAGGGTTATGTATGTTGTTGTCAGTGCATGCAATAAATAACGGTGGAAAGCTAATAATAAAAAACATTAATGAAACTAATCGGAAAATAATCGACTGGAATTGTGCACAATTTTTATTAGTGAACTAG
- a CDS encoding Wzz/FepE/Etk N-terminal domain-containing protein yields MEEINPKIILAIARRWKYIILIPTFVLLTASLMLALFLPPVYQSSATILIEQQHIPSELVKSTVTSYADERIKLIEQRVMTVTNLSKVIDKYSVYANKREKLSQSELVDLFKENASVELMNADVTNKGGRSKATIAFKLLFFDKSSAIAQRVANELVTLFLSENVRARTQSAEETSKFLEEEAEKVRIETQKIENDIAEYKQKYNESLPELMPVNLSMISRIESDLEQLSLQEKLTTERRISLVAQLAATNPSKPVVSQGQNGNSHNTVSSLSELKALESSLLGKYNDSHPDVQHVRRQIENLEKEDAKVQSADNSALSDARQSLSLLKQKYSDDHPDVKALQRKIADLESKDDTSKVSNQQSQRNKELGINNPVYLQLKSEMDIAEVELQNIKMQRVSLQQKLQSLEKNISQTHQVERGYAELERDLENHKAKYQELRAKESEAKLAQTLEEEQKAESFTLIEPPVEAIKPIKPNRLKVFLIGIVISIGGGVGSGFLAEFMFGGVRGSSGLAAVTGFEPLVVIPYIPNKADEQRARRTWTTFWIASLVGILVLVLAIHFLYMPLDVLFYKVWERINLI; encoded by the coding sequence ATGGAAGAGATTAACCCCAAAATAATATTGGCTATAGCCAGACGTTGGAAGTATATAATTCTTATTCCGACCTTTGTTTTATTAACTGCAAGTTTAATGCTGGCACTTTTTTTGCCACCAGTGTATCAATCGTCAGCTACTATTCTAATTGAACAGCAACATATCCCTTCAGAGTTAGTTAAATCTACAGTAACTAGTTATGCTGATGAGCGAATAAAACTCATTGAGCAACGCGTGATGACGGTTACTAATTTATCAAAAGTTATTGATAAATACAGTGTTTATGCAAATAAGCGTGAAAAATTAAGCCAATCTGAATTAGTTGATTTATTCAAAGAAAATGCAAGTGTTGAATTAATGAATGCTGATGTAACTAATAAGGGTGGAAGATCAAAGGCGACTATTGCATTTAAATTATTGTTTTTCGATAAATCATCTGCCATTGCGCAACGCGTAGCCAATGAATTGGTAACGTTATTTCTGAGTGAAAATGTTAGAGCAAGAACGCAAAGTGCTGAGGAAACTTCAAAATTCTTAGAAGAAGAAGCAGAGAAAGTCAGAATTGAAACACAGAAAATCGAAAATGACATTGCTGAATATAAGCAAAAATACAATGAAAGTTTGCCCGAATTAATGCCTGTAAATTTGTCAATGATTAGTCGCATTGAATCTGATTTAGAGCAATTGTCATTGCAAGAAAAATTAACGACTGAAAGACGAATTAGTCTTGTTGCTCAACTAGCTGCCACCAATCCTTCCAAACCAGTTGTTTCCCAAGGTCAAAATGGTAATTCGCATAATACAGTAAGTTCGTTGTCTGAACTTAAAGCCTTAGAAAGCAGTTTGTTAGGTAAATATAATGATTCTCATCCAGATGTACAACATGTTCGCCGCCAGATTGAAAACTTGGAAAAAGAGGATGCGAAAGTTCAATCCGCAGATAATTCTGCGCTTTCCGACGCTCGGCAATCTTTAAGCCTTCTTAAGCAAAAATATTCAGATGATCATCCTGATGTAAAGGCTTTGCAGCGTAAAATTGCTGATTTAGAAAGTAAAGATGATACTTCTAAAGTCTCAAATCAACAATCCCAACGAAATAAAGAATTAGGTATAAATAATCCAGTTTATTTGCAATTAAAAAGTGAAATGGATATTGCTGAGGTTGAGCTGCAAAATATTAAAATGCAAAGGGTTAGTTTGCAGCAAAAACTTCAAAGTTTAGAAAAGAATATTTCACAAACACATCAAGTTGAACGTGGCTATGCTGAGTTGGAACGTGATTTAGAAAATCATAAGGCAAAGTATCAAGAGCTTAGAGCAAAAGAATCTGAAGCAAAACTTGCACAAACCTTAGAAGAAGAACAAAAAGCAGAGTCATTTACCTTGATTGAACCCCCTGTTGAGGCAATCAAGCCCATTAAGCCTAATCGGCTAAAAGTTTTTTTAATTGGCATTGTTATTTCCATTGGTGGTGGTGTGGGATCTGGGTTTTTGGCAGAGTTTATGTTTGGTGGTGTTAGAGGAAGTAGTGGTTTAGCGGCTGTAACGGGTTTTGAGCCTTTAGTTGTTATACCTTATATACCCAACAAAGCCGACGAACAAAGAGCGCGGCGAACCTGGACGACTTTTTGGATTGCCAGCTTAGTTGGTATTCTGGTTTTAGTTTTAGCAATACATTTTCTATATATGCCTTTAGATGTTTTATTCTACAAAGTATGGGAAAGAATTAACCTGATTTAG
- a CDS encoding AAA family ATPase has protein sequence MYNKFFGFTKKPFSLIPDPEFLFFSPKHKKAWSVLQYGLVSQAGFTVITGEIGAGKTTLIRKALLTIGDECVVGLITNTHSAFGDLLTWVLNAFNISNTAQDKVERYQVFVDFLNKQHQNNRRAILVVDEAQNMDLQALEELRLLSNINVSQDMLLQLVLVGQPELIDKLNSPELVQFAQRVSIEYHLEPLSEAETIAYIHHRLKVVGGDESIFDDVVCVAVYHFSRGVPRLINNICDLALVYAFGEEEKVVTLANVMEVINERKTGRIVAANNKL, from the coding sequence ATGTATAATAAATTCTTTGGATTTACTAAGAAGCCTTTTTCATTAATACCCGATCCCGAGTTTTTGTTTTTTAGTCCTAAGCATAAAAAAGCTTGGTCAGTTTTGCAATACGGTTTAGTTAGCCAGGCTGGATTTACAGTCATTACTGGTGAAATTGGCGCAGGAAAAACAACACTTATTCGAAAAGCGTTACTGACTATTGGTGATGAGTGTGTTGTGGGTCTTATTACGAATACTCATAGCGCTTTCGGAGATTTACTTACCTGGGTTCTTAATGCTTTTAATATAAGTAATACCGCTCAGGATAAGGTTGAACGTTATCAAGTGTTTGTGGATTTTTTAAACAAGCAGCATCAAAATAACAGACGTGCGATTCTAGTTGTGGACGAAGCTCAAAATATGGATCTTCAGGCTTTGGAAGAACTGCGCTTGTTATCGAATATCAATGTCAGTCAAGATATGTTGTTGCAATTGGTATTAGTTGGTCAACCCGAGTTGATTGATAAATTAAATAGCCCTGAACTAGTTCAGTTTGCCCAGAGAGTTTCAATTGAATATCATTTGGAGCCGCTTTCTGAGGCAGAAACCATTGCCTATATTCATCATAGATTGAAAGTGGTCGGTGGTGATGAGTCGATTTTTGATGATGTGGTTTGCGTAGCGGTTTATCACTTTTCTCGTGGTGTTCCAAGGCTGATCAATAACATTTGCGATTTGGCACTTGTCTATGCTTTTGGTGAGGAAGAAAAAGTAGTGACGCTTGCAAATGTAATGGAAGTCATCAATGAACGTAAGACTGGTCGAATAGTGGCGGCCAATAATAAATTGTGA